The following coding sequences lie in one Pontibacter sp. G13 genomic window:
- a CDS encoding universal stress protein — translation MKKIFVPTDFSTCAYYASDVAMALADKVLAEVHFYTRVDVHPLWDGMSPNARKDFPESFSKIQEVKSHFRDLRERYKDSKVRIVTTYSHGDMMGVINRYVDKEDVFMVVMGSSGSSGLKEVILGSNAQKVVKNASCPVMVIKHPPLNMDFKNIVFASDFRPEAKESFKQLIEFAAPFGAHIHLLYIEAPSSFNDAEADQRGNMDEFERMCWKLPCTKHTFGDLNIEMGITHFATDTQADLIAVCNYGRPALQKIFTGSITEALVNHLELPVLTMNTRATNSWVQLTEEDLQA, via the coding sequence ATGAAGAAGATTTTTGTTCCTACCGATTTTTCCACTTGTGCATATTACGCATCTGATGTAGCGATGGCGCTCGCAGACAAGGTGCTGGCTGAGGTTCACTTCTACACGAGAGTGGATGTTCATCCTCTTTGGGATGGGATGTCTCCCAATGCACGCAAAGATTTTCCTGAATCTTTTTCGAAGATCCAGGAGGTGAAATCTCACTTTCGGGATCTCCGTGAAAGATACAAGGACTCCAAGGTGAGGATTGTGACCACCTATTCTCATGGAGATATGATGGGGGTCATCAATCGATACGTGGACAAAGAGGATGTCTTCATGGTTGTGATGGGAAGTAGTGGTTCCTCTGGACTCAAAGAGGTGATTCTGGGTTCCAATGCCCAGAAAGTTGTCAAGAATGCTTCTTGTCCCGTCATGGTGATCAAGCACCCACCGCTCAACATGGATTTCAAAAACATCGTGTTCGCTTCTGACTTTCGTCCCGAGGCAAAGGAATCCTTCAAGCAGTTGATTGAGTTTGCAGCCCCTTTCGGAGCGCATATCCACCTGCTGTACATCGAGGCGCCGTCTTCCTTCAACGATGCAGAGGCTGATCAGCGAGGCAATATGGATGAGTTCGAGCGTATGTGCTGGAAGCTTCCATGTACCAAGCATACGTTTGGAGATCTCAATATCGAGATGGGAATCACCCATTTTGCGACCGATACACAAGCTGACCTAATTGCTGTTTGCAATTATGGCCGACCAGCTTTGCAGAAAATATTCACAGGCAGCATTACTGAGGCATTGGTGAATCACCTCGAATTGCCTGTCCTGACCATGAATACCAGAGCAACCAATTCTTGGGTCCAATTGACAGAAGAGGACTTGCAAGCATAG
- a CDS encoding PLDc N-terminal domain-containing protein: MFKFIIGVVWFLITIGALIYVWRSPQSTSAKILWTLGIFFFPVLGPICWILFGDRS; the protein is encoded by the coding sequence ATGTTCAAGTTCATCATCGGGGTTGTGTGGTTTTTGATCACCATCGGAGCCCTTATCTACGTCTGGCGTTCACCGCAGTCCACATCCGCGAAAATTCTCTGGACACTCGGGATCTTCTTTTTCCCAGTCCTAGGACCGATTTGCTGGATCTTGTTTGGAGATAGAAGCTAG
- a CDS encoding MBL fold metallo-hydrolase, with amino-acid sequence MLHTIDLQFFVDHAIAAFVVETSAGPVLIESGPHSVFPHLKDRLGELGYQPSDIKHVLLTHIHFDHAGAAWAFAKEGATTYVHPKGYKHLHDPEKLYNSAKRIYGDQMEHLWGLMEGIPESQLVAVEDEQTLEIGDTKFKAWFTPGHASHHIAWQWGDQLFTGDVAGCKIEGGPISPPCPPPDIDIEAWMSSIQRIRDLAPKTLHLTHFGEIHDVEGHLNGLVKILEDWKAWMKTPFEAGKSVPEIVPEFKAYAAAQLKEAGLDDQAIARYEAANPAWMSVAGLMRYWKKKTEAEATL; translated from the coding sequence ATGCTCCACACCATAGATTTGCAGTTTTTCGTCGACCACGCCATTGCCGCATTTGTGGTCGAGACTTCCGCGGGACCTGTCTTGATCGAGAGTGGTCCTCATTCGGTCTTTCCGCATCTGAAGGACAGACTTGGAGAGTTGGGCTATCAGCCATCCGACATCAAGCATGTGTTGCTTACTCATATCCATTTTGATCATGCTGGCGCAGCCTGGGCGTTTGCCAAAGAAGGGGCTACCACATACGTTCATCCCAAAGGATACAAGCATCTACACGATCCAGAGAAGCTCTACAACTCTGCCAAGCGCATCTACGGCGACCAAATGGAGCATTTGTGGGGTCTGATGGAAGGTATTCCTGAATCTCAGCTCGTCGCTGTGGAAGATGAGCAAACGCTGGAAATTGGAGATACGAAATTCAAGGCTTGGTTCACGCCCGGTCATGCCAGCCATCATATCGCCTGGCAGTGGGGCGATCAATTGTTTACTGGGGATGTAGCGGGCTGCAAAATTGAGGGAGGTCCCATCTCACCACCCTGCCCGCCGCCTGATATCGACATTGAAGCTTGGATGAGTTCCATTCAACGGATTCGAGATTTGGCTCCCAAAACCCTGCATCTGACGCATTTTGGGGAAATTCATGATGTGGAAGGGCACCTGAATGGGCTGGTGAAAATCTTGGAAGATTGGAAGGCTTGGATGAAGACCCCTTTTGAAGCAGGCAAATCTGTCCCTGAGATCGTCCCAGAATTCAAGGCTTATGCTGCCGCACAATTGAAGGAGGCGGGACTGGATGATCAAGCAATCGCCCGGTATGAAGCCGCCAATCCCGCTTGGATGAGCGTGGCGGGTTTGATGCGATACTGGAAGAAAAAAACAGAGGCTGAAGCTACTCTGTAG